One genomic window of Monodelphis domestica isolate mMonDom1 chromosome 1, mMonDom1.pri, whole genome shotgun sequence includes the following:
- the DUOXA1 gene encoding dual oxidase maturation factor 1 isoform X1, which yields MSALGHTFPFYAGPKPTFPMDTTSAVIITVFLTLLVTFIGILPGIRGKMRLFWLLRVVTSLFIGAATLAVNFSGEWSVGQVNTNTTYKAFSPLRINANVGLQIGLRGINITLTGTPIRQLNETIDYNEQFRWHFGQNYAEEYIEALEKGVPDPVLYLAEKFTPNNPCDLYRQYRLAGHYASATLWVAFLCWLLSNVLLSMPALVYGGHMLLATGAFLIFSLLFFSSATTLTPLCPLRLGSASLHIQRGPAFWITLATGLLCILLGLIVMVMHRIQPDRLKIFFNQSGIEEPEKGAGPEEGGLLSPRYRISQESPGDQDITLSEAPSEECPREGPISPVEDPLREPESCL from the exons ATGTCAGCCCTTGGACACACATTCCCCTTCTATGCTGGCCCCAAACCCACCTTCCCCATGGATACCACTTCAGCAGTCATCATCACAGTCTTCTTAACCCTACTGGTCACTTTCATCGGTATCCTGCCTGGTATCAGAGGCAAGATG AGGCTGTTTTGGCTGCTTCGGGTTGTGACCAGCCTATTCATTGGAGCAGCCACCCTGG cTGTGAACTTCAGTGGGGAGTGGTCTGTGGGCCAGGTCAATACCAATACTACATATAAGGCCTTCAGCCCCTTGAGGATCAATGCAAATGTAGGGTTGCAAATTGGTCTTCGAGGGATCAATATTACCCTTACAG GGACACCAATACGGCAACTGAATGAGACCATTGACTACAATGAGCAGTTCAGATGGCATTTTGGACAAAATTATGCTGAGGAGTACATTGAAGCGCTGGAGAAGGGGGTGCCTGACCCAGTACTCTACCTGGCAGAGAAATTTACTCCAAACAATCCCTGTGATCTGTACCGCCAATACCGGCTGGCTGGACACTATGCTTCTGCCACACTCTG GGTGGCATTCCTCTGCTGGCTATTATCGAATGTGCTGCTATCCATGCCTGCATTAGTTTATGGTGGGCACATGCTCCTGGCCACGGGAGCCTTCCTCATCTTCTCATTGCTCTTCTTCTCCTCGGCCACCACACTGACCCCACTGTGCCCGCTCCGCCTGGGCTCTGCTTCCCTGCACATTCAACGTGGACCTGCCTTCTGGATCACACTGGCTACTG GGTTGCTGTGTATTCTGCTGGGCCTGATTGTGATGGTAATGCACAGAATACAACCTGACAGGCTGAAAATTTTCTTCAACCAAAGTGGGATCGAAGAACCTGAAAAAGGAGCAGGTCCAGAGGAAGGAGGACTCTTGAGTCCCCGATACAGGATTTCCCAAGAGAGCCCTGGGGACCAAGACATAACTCTGTCAGAGGCTCCCAGTGAGGAGTGCCCTAGGGAGGGACCCATCAGTCCTGTAGAGGATCCCCTGAGAGAGCCAGAGAGTTGCTTATAA
- the DUOXA2 gene encoding dual oxidase maturation factor 2: MLWEYTEERCREGRGEGDHIKISFSPNLRLLAVGQVDFCHSDPLIFPLVIGNMTLFNGELPFYPRPHFAAGISVPLLVVIVVFLALAASFLLILPGIRGHSRWYWCVRILISLFIGAEIVAVNFSGEWYVGRVRANTSYKAFTSAQVDADIGMQVGLEGVNITLRGVPVYQLNETINYNEKFSWRFGDKYEEEYEEALQRGLPNPVLYLAEKFTPASPCGLYRQYRLAGHYASATLWVAFCFWLLSNALLSMPVPLYGGLSLLFAGAFVFFAIFSFVSISSVPLCPIHLGSKLLTTHYGVAFWITLATGILCLLLGGMVVCLHYTKPSALRTFLDLSDDHVVQAKSEIPHFYSNPLHLSPKCKQATPDIQLTVHL; this comes from the exons ATGCTGTGGGAATATACTGAGGAAAGATGTAGGGAAGGACGTGGGGAGGGGGACCATATTAAAATCTCCTTCTCTCCTAATCTCAGGTTGCTGGCTGTAGGACAAGTGGATTTCTGTCACTCGGACCCCCTGATCTTTCCTCTGGTGATAGGCAACATGACGTTGTTCAACGGAGAACTGCCTTTCTACCCCAGACCCCATTTTGCCGCCGGTATCAGCGTGCCCCTGTTAGTGGTCATCGTAGTATTCTTGGCTTTGGCAGCCAGTTTCCTACTCATTCTTCCTGGAATCCGCGGTCACTCG CGCTGGTACTGGTGTGTTCGCATTCTCATCAGTCTGTTCATAGGTGCAGAGATTGTAG CGGTGAACTTCAGCGGAGAATGGTATGTGGGCCGAGTAAGAGCCAACACTTCCTACAAGGCTTTCACCTCTGCCCAAGTCGATGCAGATATTGGCATGCAAGTTGGATTAGAAGGAGTCAACATCACGCTCAGAG GAGTCCCAGTGTACCAACTGAACGAGACCATCAACTACAACGAAAAGTTTAGCTGGCGATTTGGAGACAAGTACGAGGAGGAATACGAAGAGGCGCTACAGCGGGGGCTGCCTAACCCGGTGCTCTACCTAGCGGAGAAATTCACCCCGGCCAGTCCCTGTGGCTTGTACCGCCAATACCGACTGGCGGGACATTATGCTTCAGCTACACTCTG GGTAGCATTTTGCTTCTGGCTGCTTTCCAACGCGCTGCTCTCCATGCCGGTCCCACTTTATGGAGGGCTCTCTCTGCTGTTCGCTGGCGCCTTCGTTTTCTTTGCTATCTTCTCCTTCGTTTCCATCTCCAGTGTGCCCCTATGCCCGATCCACCTAGGCTCGAAACTTCTCACCACCCACTATGGGGTAGCCTTCTGGATCACGCTGGCCACAG GTATCTTATGCCTCCTTCTGGGAGGGATGGTGGTGTGTCTACACTACACAAAGCCTAGCGCCCTGCGAACTTTCTTGGACCTGAGCGACGACCACGTAGTCCAAGCCAAGAGCGAGATACCCCATTTCTACAGCAATCCGCTTCACCTGTCCCCAAAATGCAAACAGGCGACCCCAGACATACAGCTCACTGTTCACTTGTAG
- the DUOXA1 gene encoding dual oxidase maturation factor 1 isoform X2 — MSALGHTFPFYAGPKPTFPMDTTSAVIITVFLTLLVTFIGILPGIRGKMRLFWLLRVVTSLFIGAATLGTPIRQLNETIDYNEQFRWHFGQNYAEEYIEALEKGVPDPVLYLAEKFTPNNPCDLYRQYRLAGHYASATLWVAFLCWLLSNVLLSMPALVYGGHMLLATGAFLIFSLLFFSSATTLTPLCPLRLGSASLHIQRGPAFWITLATGLLCILLGLIVMVMHRIQPDRLKIFFNQSGIEEPEKGAGPEEGGLLSPRYRISQESPGDQDITLSEAPSEECPREGPISPVEDPLREPESCL; from the exons ATGTCAGCCCTTGGACACACATTCCCCTTCTATGCTGGCCCCAAACCCACCTTCCCCATGGATACCACTTCAGCAGTCATCATCACAGTCTTCTTAACCCTACTGGTCACTTTCATCGGTATCCTGCCTGGTATCAGAGGCAAGATG AGGCTGTTTTGGCTGCTTCGGGTTGTGACCAGCCTATTCATTGGAGCAGCCACCCTGG GGACACCAATACGGCAACTGAATGAGACCATTGACTACAATGAGCAGTTCAGATGGCATTTTGGACAAAATTATGCTGAGGAGTACATTGAAGCGCTGGAGAAGGGGGTGCCTGACCCAGTACTCTACCTGGCAGAGAAATTTACTCCAAACAATCCCTGTGATCTGTACCGCCAATACCGGCTGGCTGGACACTATGCTTCTGCCACACTCTG GGTGGCATTCCTCTGCTGGCTATTATCGAATGTGCTGCTATCCATGCCTGCATTAGTTTATGGTGGGCACATGCTCCTGGCCACGGGAGCCTTCCTCATCTTCTCATTGCTCTTCTTCTCCTCGGCCACCACACTGACCCCACTGTGCCCGCTCCGCCTGGGCTCTGCTTCCCTGCACATTCAACGTGGACCTGCCTTCTGGATCACACTGGCTACTG GGTTGCTGTGTATTCTGCTGGGCCTGATTGTGATGGTAATGCACAGAATACAACCTGACAGGCTGAAAATTTTCTTCAACCAAAGTGGGATCGAAGAACCTGAAAAAGGAGCAGGTCCAGAGGAAGGAGGACTCTTGAGTCCCCGATACAGGATTTCCCAAGAGAGCCCTGGGGACCAAGACATAACTCTGTCAGAGGCTCCCAGTGAGGAGTGCCCTAGGGAGGGACCCATCAGTCCTGTAGAGGATCCCCTGAGAGAGCCAGAGAGTTGCTTATAA